From Cronobacter turicensis z3032, the proteins below share one genomic window:
- the trg gene encoding Methyl-accepting chemotaxis protein III — protein sequence MRSNQALDGVDKEIRVVLSVVDPINHSRTVRVRLMEAMINQSLGKTSQAQTSLQGANEFMQHAVKTFDTYMASPRAPGEEEILIPYQQTWQNYLNNGLRPMMDAAMNNDVERFNQLASFTVPALDYQFENELLKLLAFREDYAHKLNLDAQDQFTLSVTLLGGFTLIFVLILIATFILIQRRILKPLDIAHTHCQKMAEGDLQDPIISHSGDEIGKMLTALEQMRQSLREIIIQVRDSSDSVALAADEIAAGNIDLSARTEEQAASLGETAASMEQLTSTVKHTSENTHNADQLAGSMRDSAHEGNQIVAEAVESMMEIESSARRIDSITGIIEGIAFQTNILALNAAVEAARAGEQGRGFAVVASEVRNLAQRSSAAAKEIKELIEQSGTHISSGSEKVTRAGESMKAIINSINQVSVLMSELALSTGEQSRGIEQINIAVTQMDAVTQQNAALVEEASTAALSLKEQSHLLKQTVDIFKVN from the coding sequence ATGCGCAGTAATCAGGCGCTGGATGGCGTGGATAAAGAAATCCGCGTCGTGCTTTCAGTGGTAGACCCGATTAACCACAGCCGCACGGTCCGTGTGCGCCTGATGGAAGCCATGATTAATCAATCATTAGGCAAAACCTCACAGGCGCAAACTTCGCTGCAAGGCGCTAACGAGTTTATGCAGCATGCGGTGAAGACCTTCGACACCTATATGGCGTCACCACGTGCGCCAGGCGAAGAAGAGATTTTAATCCCGTATCAGCAAACCTGGCAGAATTATCTCAATAACGGTTTACGTCCGATGATGGATGCCGCAATGAATAATGACGTTGAGCGATTTAACCAGCTTGCCAGCTTTACCGTACCTGCGCTGGATTATCAGTTTGAAAATGAATTACTGAAATTACTCGCGTTCCGTGAAGATTACGCCCATAAGCTTAATCTGGACGCACAGGATCAATTTACCTTGAGCGTGACCCTGCTGGGCGGCTTTACCCTTATCTTTGTTTTGATCCTGATTGCGACGTTTATTCTGATCCAACGCCGTATCCTCAAGCCGTTAGACATCGCCCATACGCACTGTCAGAAAATGGCTGAAGGGGATTTACAGGATCCGATTATTTCTCATTCCGGAGATGAAATCGGCAAGATGCTCACCGCGCTTGAGCAAATGCGCCAGTCGCTGCGCGAGATTATTATTCAGGTTCGCGATTCCAGCGACAGCGTCGCCCTCGCGGCCGACGAAATCGCCGCGGGCAACATCGATCTCTCCGCCCGCACCGAAGAACAGGCCGCCTCACTGGGCGAAACTGCGGCCAGCATGGAGCAGTTGACGTCCACCGTGAAGCATACGTCTGAGAATACCCATAATGCGGATCAGCTCGCCGGCTCCATGCGTGATTCAGCACATGAAGGGAATCAGATAGTGGCAGAAGCCGTGGAATCCATGATGGAGATTGAATCGAGCGCCAGACGTATCGATTCCATTACCGGGATCATCGAAGGCATTGCCTTCCAGACTAATATTCTGGCGCTCAATGCGGCTGTAGAGGCGGCGCGCGCAGGCGAACAGGGCCGCGGATTTGCGGTGGTGGCGAGCGAAGTGCGCAATCTGGCGCAGCGTTCCTCCGCCGCGGCGAAGGAGATCAAAGAGCTGATTGAGCAGTCCGGCACCCATATTTCGTCCGGCAGCGAAAAAGTGACCCGGGCGGGTGAAAGCATGAAAGCCATCATCAACTCTATCAATCAGGTGTCGGTGTTAATGTCTGAACTGGCGCTCTCCACCGGCGAGCAGAGCCGCGGCATTGAACAGATTAATATTGCGGTGACGCAGATGGATGCGGTAACGCAGCAGAACGCCGCGCTCGTTGAGGAAGCCTCCACTGCCGCACTGTCGCTAAAAGAGCAGTCTCATTTGCTTAAGCAAACGGTGGACATCTTTAAAGTTAACTGA
- the cspB gene encoding Cold shock-like protein cspB — protein sequence MANRMNGSVKWFNADKGFGFIAPTDGSKDVFVHFSAIQSDNFRTLTEGQQVEFSVENGAKGPSAVNVVAL from the coding sequence ATGGCTAACAGAATGAATGGTTCAGTGAAATGGTTTAACGCGGATAAAGGTTTTGGTTTTATCGCACCAACTGACGGCAGCAAAGATGTTTTCGTCCACTTTTCCGCAATCCAGAGCGATAATTTTCGCACGCTGACCGAAGGCCAGCAGGTTGAATTCTCGGTTGAAAACGGCGCTAAAGGCCCGTCAGCCGTGAATGTGGTGGCGCTTTAA
- the yeaO gene encoding Uncharacterized protein yeaO — translation MITLKRVYDEPDAQDGYRVLVDRLWPRGIKKADLPLDEWNKALAPSTPLRKALHGEVIDFTHFSERYREELAAQQAEGERLAAMARKGTLTLLYGAKDRRQNHAQILAAWLRELAEKA, via the coding sequence ATGATTACGCTTAAACGGGTTTATGACGAACCGGACGCGCAGGACGGCTACCGGGTGCTGGTGGACAGGCTCTGGCCGCGCGGCATAAAAAAAGCGGATCTGCCGTTAGACGAATGGAATAAAGCGCTGGCCCCCTCCACCCCGCTTCGCAAGGCGTTGCATGGCGAGGTTATCGATTTCACGCACTTCAGCGAGCGCTACCGTGAAGAGCTGGCCGCACAGCAGGCCGAAGGCGAGCGTCTGGCGGCGATGGCCCGCAAAGGCACGCTCACGTTGTTATACGGCGCGAAAGACAGGCGCCAGAACCATGCGCAGATCCTGGCGGCGTGGCTCCGAGAGCTGGCTGAAAAAGCTTAG
- the yeaN gene encoding Inner membrane transport protein yeaN: MTNQIASRRGGWLQLAGLLTIATTLRVTFTGAAPLLDAIRLDFSLSTAATGLLTTLPLLAFALVSPLAAGSARRFGMERSLGGALLLISAGILLRACGSAAALFAGTAVIGCGIAIGNVLLPGMIKRDFPGNVAKLTGAYSLTMGLAAAAGSALVVPVAALGGGWRGALLALIVFPLIALLLWLPQLRARRHDAIGGNAAAHSRGIWRSALAWQVTLFLGVNSLIYYIVIGWLPSILISAGFSEAQAGSLHGLMQLATAVPGIAVPLLLARLRDQRGIAILTALLCALSPVGLWFFPHFAAWWVVIFGFGSGATMILGLTFIGLRASSAHQAAALSGMAQSVGYLLAACGPPAIGRLHDLLHSWSLPLMVCAALAVVMAIAGGFAGRAREIGAP; the protein is encoded by the coding sequence ATGACTAACCAGATTGCTTCGCGTCGCGGCGGCTGGCTGCAGCTGGCGGGCCTGCTGACTATCGCCACCACCCTTCGCGTGACCTTTACCGGCGCGGCCCCCTTGCTGGACGCCATTCGCCTTGATTTTTCGCTCTCGACCGCAGCGACAGGGCTCCTCACCACGCTGCCGCTGCTCGCCTTCGCCCTGGTGTCGCCGCTGGCGGCGGGTAGCGCTCGACGTTTCGGGATGGAGCGCAGCCTTGGCGGTGCGCTGCTGCTTATCAGCGCAGGGATCCTTCTGCGCGCATGCGGCAGCGCGGCGGCGCTGTTTGCCGGCACCGCGGTTATCGGTTGTGGAATAGCCATCGGCAATGTGCTGTTGCCGGGCATGATCAAACGCGATTTTCCGGGCAACGTGGCGAAACTGACGGGCGCCTATTCGCTGACGATGGGGCTTGCGGCAGCCGCAGGCTCAGCGCTGGTGGTGCCGGTTGCGGCGCTTGGCGGCGGCTGGCGCGGCGCGCTGCTGGCCCTGATTGTCTTTCCATTGATAGCTCTGCTCCTCTGGCTGCCGCAGCTGCGCGCGCGCCGGCACGACGCGATCGGCGGCAACGCGGCGGCGCATAGTCGCGGCATCTGGCGCTCAGCGCTCGCCTGGCAGGTCACGCTCTTTCTGGGCGTGAACTCGCTTATCTATTACATCGTGATAGGCTGGCTGCCGTCGATTCTGATAAGCGCCGGGTTTAGCGAAGCGCAGGCTGGTTCGCTACACGGCCTGATGCAGCTTGCCACCGCCGTACCAGGCATTGCGGTACCGCTGCTGCTCGCAAGACTTCGCGATCAACGCGGCATCGCCATTCTGACGGCGCTGCTCTGCGCCTTAAGCCCCGTCGGTCTGTGGTTTTTCCCGCATTTCGCGGCGTGGTGGGTGGTGATTTTCGGTTTCGGATCAGGCGCGACGATGATCCTTGGCCTGACGTTTATCGGCCTGCGCGCCAGCTCCGCGCATCAGGCGGCGGCGCTCTCAGGTATGGCGCAGTCGGTGGGGTATCTGCTGGCGGCGTGCGGGCCGCCCGCTATCGGCAGGCTCCACGATCTGTTGCACAGCTGGAGTCTGCCGTTAATGGTCTGCGCCGCGCTTGCCGTCGTGATGGCTATCGCGGGCGGGTTTGCCGGGCGCGCGCGGGAAATCGGCGCGCCGTAG
- the yeaL gene encoding Uncharacterized protein yeaL has translation MFDITLLILLALAGLGFVSHNLAVTVSVLVLIVIRMTPLSAWFPWVEKQGVTVGIIILTISVMAPIASGTLPTSTLFHAFLNWKSLVAIAVGVFVSWLGGKGVALMGSQPSIVAGLLVGTVLGVALFRGVPVGPLIAAGLVSLLIGRQ, from the coding sequence ATGTTTGATATCACGCTGCTTATCCTCCTGGCGCTCGCCGGGCTTGGGTTTGTCAGTCATAACCTGGCCGTTACGGTGTCGGTGCTGGTGTTGATTGTGATTCGTATGACCCCGCTCAGCGCCTGGTTTCCGTGGGTGGAAAAACAGGGTGTCACCGTCGGGATTATTATTCTGACCATCAGCGTGATGGCGCCCATCGCCAGCGGCACCCTGCCGACCTCGACGCTGTTCCACGCTTTTTTAAACTGGAAATCGCTGGTCGCTATCGCCGTGGGCGTTTTTGTCTCCTGGCTTGGCGGTAAGGGCGTCGCGTTAATGGGCAGCCAGCCGTCGATTGTCGCCGGGCTGCTAGTCGGAACCGTGCTTGGCGTGGCGCTCTTTCGTGGCGTGCCGGTCGGGCCGCTGATTGCCGCAGGGCTGGTTTCTTTGCTGATTGGCCGTCAGTAG
- the yeaK gene encoding Uncharacterized protein yeaK yields MKGMDIHQQLVDLLTDGQARFRVMEHEAVGKCEAVSDIRGTQLSQGAKALVCKIKGNGIKQVVLAVLGADLQADLALLAQHLGGTKASLASPAEVDTLTRCVFGAIPPFSFHPELKLVADPLLFERHDEIAFNAGLLEKSIIMDTADYLRLARPALVTFHRAPSTSAAPDTAPR; encoded by the coding sequence ATGAAAGGTATGGATATTCATCAGCAACTCGTGGATTTACTGACCGACGGCCAGGCGCGCTTTCGTGTGATGGAGCATGAGGCGGTGGGTAAATGCGAGGCGGTATCGGACATTCGCGGTACGCAGCTAAGCCAGGGGGCGAAAGCGCTGGTGTGCAAAATCAAAGGCAACGGCATTAAGCAGGTTGTGCTGGCGGTGCTCGGGGCCGATCTCCAGGCGGATCTTGCGCTGCTCGCGCAGCATCTCGGCGGCACGAAAGCCTCGCTCGCCAGCCCGGCGGAAGTCGATACGCTCACCCGCTGCGTCTTTGGCGCCATTCCGCCGTTCAGTTTCCATCCGGAACTCAAGCTGGTGGCCGACCCGCTGTTATTCGAGCGTCATGACGAAATCGCCTTTAATGCCGGCCTGCTCGAAAAATCGATTATCATGGATACCGCCGACTATCTGCGCCTCGCCAGGCCTGCGCTGGTGACCTTCCATCGCGCGCCGTCTACCAGCGCCGCTCCAGATACCGCACCGCGATAA
- the ymdF gene encoding Uncharacterized protein ymdF, translating to MAEHRGGSGNFAEDREKASEAGKKGGQQSGGNFKNDPERASEAGKKGGQNSHSGGRNK from the coding sequence ATGGCTGAACATCGTGGTGGTTCCGGCAACTTTGCCGAAGATCGTGAAAAAGCATCAGAAGCGGGTAAAAAAGGCGGACAGCAGAGCGGCGGGAATTTCAAAAATGACCCGGAACGCGCATCTGAAGCAGGTAAAAAAGGCGGCCAGAACAGCCACAGCGGCGGACGTAATAAATAA
- a CDS encoding UPF0229 protein KPN78578_11640: protein MQYGGHMTWFIDRRLNGKNKSTVNRQRFLRRYKAQIKQSISEAINKRSVTDVQSGESVSIPNDDISEPMFHQGRGGLRHRVHPGNDHFVQNDRIERPQGGGGGGGSGQGQASADGEGQDEFVFQISKDEYLDLLFEDLALPNLKKNQHRQLNEYKTHRSGYTSNGVPANISVVRSLQNSLARRTAMTAGKRRALRELEANLEDALRSEPAQLLEEERLRKEIAELRAKIERVPFIDTFDLRYKNFEKRPEPSSQAVMFCLMDVSGSMDQATKDMAKRFYILLYLFLSRTYKNVDVVYIRHHTQAKEVDEHEFFYSQETGGTIVSSALKLMDEVVKARYDPAQWNIYAAQASDGDNWADDSPLCHEILAKKILPVVRYYSYIEITRRAHQTLWREYEDLQAKYENFAMQHIRDQDDIYPVFRELFHKQASENWS from the coding sequence ATGCAGTACGGGGGGCATATGACCTGGTTCATAGACCGACGTCTTAACGGCAAAAACAAGAGCACGGTAAACCGCCAGCGCTTCTTGCGCCGTTATAAAGCACAAATCAAACAGTCGATTTCCGAGGCGATCAACAAGCGCTCGGTGACCGATGTTCAGAGCGGCGAATCCGTTTCCATTCCGAATGACGATATCAGCGAACCGATGTTCCATCAGGGACGCGGCGGCCTGCGCCATCGCGTGCATCCGGGTAACGACCATTTCGTTCAGAACGACCGCATCGAACGCCCACAGGGTGGTGGTGGCGGCGGCGGCAGCGGCCAGGGTCAGGCGAGCGCCGACGGCGAAGGACAGGATGAATTCGTTTTCCAGATCTCCAAAGACGAATATCTCGACCTCCTGTTCGAAGATCTCGCCCTGCCGAATCTGAAAAAGAATCAGCATCGCCAGTTAAACGAATATAAAACCCACCGCTCCGGCTACACCTCCAACGGGGTGCCCGCCAATATCAGCGTGGTACGTTCGCTGCAAAACTCGCTGGCGCGCCGCACCGCCATGACCGCAGGCAAACGCCGCGCGCTGCGCGAGCTGGAGGCGAATCTGGAAGACGCGCTGAGAAGCGAACCGGCGCAACTGCTCGAAGAGGAGCGGCTACGCAAGGAAATTGCCGAGCTGCGCGCCAAAATCGAACGTGTGCCGTTTATCGATACCTTCGACCTGCGTTACAAAAACTTTGAGAAGCGCCCCGAGCCGTCAAGCCAGGCGGTCATGTTCTGTCTGATGGACGTTTCCGGCTCGATGGACCAGGCCACCAAAGATATGGCCAAACGTTTTTATATTTTGCTCTATCTGTTCCTGAGCCGAACCTATAAAAACGTTGATGTGGTCTATATCCGCCACCATACGCAGGCGAAAGAAGTCGATGAACATGAGTTTTTCTATTCGCAGGAGACCGGCGGGACCATTGTTTCCAGCGCGCTGAAGCTGATGGATGAAGTGGTAAAAGCCCGTTACGATCCAGCGCAGTGGAATATTTACGCCGCACAGGCATCCGATGGCGATAACTGGGCCGATGATTCCCCCCTCTGCCACGAAATTCTGGCTAAGAAAATACTGCCCGTGGTGCGTTATTACAGTTATATCGAAATCACCCGCCGCGCTCATCAGACGCTGTGGCGCGAATATGAAGATCTCCAGGCGAAATATGAGAATTTCGCCATGCAGCATATTCGCGATCAGGATGATATCTACCCGGTATTTCGCGAACTGTTTCATAAGCAGGCCAGCGAAAACTGGAGCTAA
- the yeaG gene encoding Uncharacterized protein yeaG, whose amino-acid sequence MNIFDHYRQRYEAAKDEEFTLQEFLTVCRQDRSAYANAAERLLMAIGEPVMVDTAQEPRLSRLFSNRVVARYPAFEEFYGMEEAIEQIVSYLKHAAQGLEEKKQILYLLGPVGGGKSSLAERLKSLMQRVPIYVLSANGERSPVNDHPLCLFNPQEDAQILEKEYNVPRRYLGTIMSPWAAKRLHEFGGDITKFRVVKVWPSILEQIAIAKTEPGDENNQDISALVGKVDIRKLEHHAQNDPDAYGYSGALCRANQGVMEFVEMFKAPIKVLHPLLTATQEGNYNGTEGISALPFNGIILAHSNESEWVTFRNNKNNEAFLDRVYIVKVPYCLRISEEIKIYEKLLNHSELSHAPCAPGTLETLARFSILSRLKEPENSSTYSKMRVYDGESLKDTDPKAKSYQEYRDYAGVDEGMNGLSTRFAFKILSRVFNFDHTEVAANPVHLFYVLEQQIEREQFPQEQAERYLEFLKGYLIPKYAEFIGKEIQTAYLESYSEYGQNIFDRYVTYADFWIQDQEYRDPDTGQLFDRESLNAELEKIEKPAGISNPKDFRNEIVNFVLRARANNNGRNPNWTSYEKLRTVIEKKMFSNTEELLPVISFNAKTSTDEQKKHDDFVDRMMEKGYTRKQVRLLCEWYLRVRKSS is encoded by the coding sequence ATGAATATATTCGATCACTATCGCCAGCGCTATGAAGCTGCCAAGGACGAAGAGTTCACACTGCAGGAATTTCTTACCGTTTGCCGGCAGGATCGCAGTGCATATGCAAATGCGGCGGAACGGCTATTGATGGCCATCGGTGAGCCAGTGATGGTGGATACTGCCCAGGAGCCACGGCTCTCCCGTCTCTTTTCGAACCGGGTGGTCGCCCGGTATCCGGCGTTTGAAGAGTTCTATGGCATGGAAGAGGCCATTGAGCAGATTGTGTCGTACCTGAAACATGCGGCGCAGGGTCTGGAAGAGAAGAAACAGATCCTTTATCTGCTGGGGCCAGTAGGCGGCGGTAAATCGTCGCTCGCGGAGCGTCTGAAATCGCTGATGCAGCGCGTGCCTATTTATGTGCTAAGCGCCAACGGCGAGCGCAGCCCGGTTAACGATCATCCGCTGTGCCTGTTCAATCCGCAGGAAGACGCGCAAATTCTGGAAAAAGAGTACAACGTCCCGCGCCGCTATCTCGGCACGATCATGTCGCCGTGGGCCGCGAAGCGCCTGCATGAGTTCGGCGGCGACATCACTAAATTCCGCGTCGTCAAAGTCTGGCCGTCAATTCTTGAGCAAATCGCTATCGCGAAAACCGAGCCTGGCGATGAAAACAACCAGGATATCTCCGCGCTGGTCGGTAAAGTGGATATCCGTAAGCTTGAGCATCACGCGCAAAACGATCCGGACGCCTATGGTTACTCCGGCGCGCTGTGCCGCGCCAACCAGGGCGTGATGGAATTCGTCGAGATGTTTAAAGCGCCGATTAAAGTGCTGCACCCGCTGCTGACGGCGACCCAGGAAGGGAACTATAACGGGACGGAAGGCATCTCCGCCCTGCCCTTCAACGGCATCATTCTGGCGCACTCCAACGAATCGGAATGGGTCACTTTCCGTAATAACAAAAACAACGAGGCGTTCCTTGACCGTGTGTATATCGTCAAGGTGCCTTACTGCCTGCGTATTTCGGAAGAGATCAAAATCTACGAGAAACTGCTTAACCACAGTGAGCTGTCGCATGCGCCCTGCGCGCCCGGCACGCTGGAAACGCTGGCGCGCTTCTCTATTCTTTCGCGCCTGAAAGAGCCGGAAAACTCCAGTACGTACTCAAAAATGCGCGTCTATGACGGTGAAAGCCTGAAAGATACCGATCCGAAAGCGAAGTCATACCAGGAGTACCGCGACTACGCGGGCGTCGATGAAGGCATGAACGGGCTCTCGACCCGTTTCGCGTTCAAAATCCTCTCGCGCGTCTTCAACTTCGATCATACCGAAGTGGCCGCGAACCCGGTGCATCTCTTCTATGTGCTGGAGCAGCAGATTGAGCGCGAACAGTTCCCGCAGGAGCAGGCCGAGCGCTATCTGGAATTCCTCAAAGGCTATCTGATCCCGAAATATGCCGAGTTTATCGGCAAAGAGATCCAGACGGCGTATCTGGAGTCTTACTCCGAATATGGCCAGAACATCTTTGACCGCTATGTCACCTATGCGGATTTCTGGATCCAGGATCAGGAGTATCGCGATCCGGATACCGGTCAACTGTTCGACCGCGAATCGCTCAACGCAGAGCTTGAGAAAATCGAGAAACCGGCAGGCATCAGCAACCCGAAAGATTTCCGTAACGAAATCGTCAACTTCGTGCTGCGCGCCCGTGCTAACAATAATGGGCGCAATCCGAACTGGACCAGCTATGAGAAGCTGCGCACGGTTATCGAGAAGAAAATGTTCTCGAACACCGAGGAGCTGCTGCCAGTTATCTCCTTTAACGCCAAAACCTCAACCGATGAGCAGAAAAAACACGACGATTTTGTCGATCGCATGATGGAAAAAGGCTATACCCGCAAACAGGTGCGTCTGCTTTGCGAATGGTATCTGCGCGTGCGTAAATCGTCCTGA
- the mipA gene encoding MltA-interacting protein has product MSTFKFLALGAVMASAATFAHAEGKLSVGAGAGWVVNPYKQYDRDVYPLPVINYEGDNFWVRGLGAGYYLWNDNADKLSIMAYYSPLHFKPGDSDSRALRRLDERRSTLMAGLSYVHNTQYGYLRTSLAADTLDNSNGIVWDLAWLYRYTNGGLTLTPGIGVEWSSENQNDYYYGVSGKESRRSGLDRYDADDGWAPYAELTATYRLSDSWSVYGSGRYTHLSDEAKDSPMVDRSWSALLSTGVTYTF; this is encoded by the coding sequence GTGAGCACATTCAAATTTCTGGCACTGGGTGCCGTTATGGCTTCAGCCGCTACCTTTGCGCATGCAGAAGGAAAACTGTCAGTTGGCGCGGGTGCAGGATGGGTAGTGAATCCTTATAAACAGTACGACCGCGACGTTTATCCTCTGCCGGTTATCAACTATGAAGGTGATAACTTCTGGGTGCGCGGCCTTGGTGCGGGATACTACCTGTGGAATGACAATGCCGATAAGCTTTCCATTATGGCGTATTACTCGCCGCTGCACTTCAAGCCAGGCGACAGCGACAGCCGTGCGCTGCGCCGTCTGGACGAGCGTCGATCCACGCTGATGGCGGGCCTGTCTTACGTACATAACACGCAGTATGGTTATCTGCGTACCTCGCTCGCCGCCGATACGCTGGATAACAGCAACGGCATCGTGTGGGATCTGGCGTGGCTCTATCGCTACACCAACGGCGGTCTTACTCTGACGCCGGGCATCGGTGTGGAGTGGAGCAGCGAAAACCAGAACGACTACTACTATGGCGTGAGCGGCAAAGAGTCGCGCCGCAGCGGTCTTGATCGCTATGACGCGGACGATGGCTGGGCGCCGTATGCTGAGCTGACCGCCACTTATCGTCTCTCTGACAGCTGGAGCGTTTACGGCAGCGGCCGTTACACCCACCTGAGCGACGAAGCCAAAGACAGCCCGATGGTGGACCGTTCCTGGTCTGCGCTGCTGTCTACCGGCGTGACCTATACGTTCTGA
- the yeaD gene encoding UPF0010 protein yeaD → MPEMIKTIFALPVSEQLTPYLSRRQHDELDVIVIDHPQVRAAVALQGAHLLCWKPAGEEEVLWLSANTPFKKGVALRGGVPICWPWFGPSAQKDLPSHGFARNLPWNLSAHNEDDNGVVLTFELHASDASRQYWPHDFTLYARYKLGKTCEMELEAHGEFETTSALHSYFNVGDIAAVKVSGLGESYIDKVNGGDQGKLEDGVQTFPDRTDRVYLNPEGCSLIHDGALNRTLEVVHHHNSNVVGWNPGPALSVSMGDMPDDGYKTFVCVETACVTKPQQTREDKPSRLSQTLRVIKQA, encoded by the coding sequence TTGCCAGAAATGATCAAGACGATTTTTGCCTTGCCGGTGTCTGAACAGTTAACGCCTTATCTCTCCCGTCGTCAGCATGACGAACTGGACGTTATCGTTATCGACCATCCGCAGGTTCGCGCCGCCGTGGCGCTGCAGGGCGCGCATCTGCTGTGCTGGAAACCAGCTGGCGAAGAAGAGGTGTTATGGCTGAGCGCCAATACGCCGTTTAAGAAAGGCGTCGCGCTGCGCGGCGGCGTACCGATTTGCTGGCCGTGGTTTGGCCCGTCGGCGCAAAAAGATCTCCCTTCGCACGGTTTCGCCCGCAATCTGCCGTGGAATCTGAGCGCGCACAATGAAGATGACAACGGCGTGGTGCTGACGTTTGAACTGCACGCCAGTGACGCGAGTCGCCAGTACTGGCCGCACGATTTCACGCTCTACGCGCGCTACAAACTGGGCAAAACTTGCGAAATGGAACTGGAAGCGCACGGTGAATTTGAAACCACCTCCGCGCTGCATTCCTATTTCAACGTCGGCGACATCGCGGCAGTAAAAGTGAGCGGTCTTGGCGAGTCGTACATCGATAAAGTCAACGGCGGCGATCAAGGCAAGCTGGAAGATGGCGTGCAGACGTTCCCGGACCGTACCGACCGCGTTTACCTGAACCCGGAAGGGTGCAGCCTGATCCACGACGGCGCGCTTAACCGCACCCTTGAAGTGGTTCACCATCACAACAGCAACGTGGTGGGCTGGAACCCGGGCCCGGCGCTCTCCGTCAGCATGGGCGATATGCCGGACGACGGCTACAAAACCTTTGTCTGCGTGGAAACGGCCTGCGTCACCAAACCGCAGCAGACGCGTGAAGATAAACCGTCGCGCCTTTCTCAGACGCTGCGCGTGATTAAGCAAGCCTGA
- the gapA gene encoding Glyceraldehyde-3-phosphate dehydrogenase, translated as MTIKVGINGFGRIGRIVFRAAQKRSDIEIVAINDLLDAEYMAYMLKYDSTHGRFDGSVEVKDGHLIVNGKKIRVTAEKDPANLKWDEVGVDVVAEATGIFLTDETARKHITAGAKKVVLTGPSKDNTPMFVRGANFDKYEGQDIVSNASCTTNCLAPLAKVINDNFGIIEGLMTTVHATTATQKTVDGPSHKDWRGGRGAAQNIIPSSTGAAKAVGKVLPELNGKLTGMAFRVPTPNVSVVDLTVRLEKAATYEQIKDAIKKAAEGEMKGVLGYTEDDVVSTDFNGEVCTSVFDAKAGIALNDNFVKLVSWYDNETGYSNKVLDLIAHISK; from the coding sequence ATGACTATCAAAGTAGGTATCAACGGTTTTGGCCGTATCGGTCGCATTGTTTTCCGTGCTGCTCAGAAACGTTCTGACATCGAGATCGTTGCAATCAACGACCTGTTAGACGCTGAGTACATGGCCTACATGCTGAAGTATGACTCTACTCACGGTCGTTTCGACGGTTCCGTTGAAGTTAAAGACGGTCATCTGATCGTTAACGGTAAAAAAATCCGCGTTACCGCTGAAAAAGACCCGGCTAACCTGAAGTGGGACGAAGTGGGCGTGGACGTGGTTGCTGAAGCGACCGGTATCTTCCTGACCGACGAAACCGCACGTAAACACATCACCGCTGGCGCGAAAAAAGTTGTTCTGACTGGCCCGTCCAAAGACAACACCCCGATGTTCGTTCGTGGCGCTAACTTTGATAAATATGAAGGCCAGGACATCGTTTCCAACGCATCCTGCACCACCAACTGCCTGGCACCGCTGGCGAAAGTTATCAACGACAACTTCGGCATCATCGAAGGTCTGATGACTACCGTTCACGCAACCACCGCTACCCAGAAAACCGTTGACGGCCCGTCTCACAAAGACTGGCGCGGCGGCCGCGGCGCAGCTCAGAACATCATCCCGTCCTCTACTGGCGCTGCTAAAGCAGTAGGTAAAGTACTGCCGGAACTGAACGGCAAACTGACTGGTATGGCGTTCCGCGTTCCGACCCCGAACGTGTCTGTCGTTGACCTGACCGTTCGTCTGGAAAAAGCAGCGACCTACGAGCAGATCAAAGACGCCATCAAGAAAGCCGCTGAAGGCGAAATGAAAGGCGTTCTGGGTTACACCGAAGATGACGTGGTTTCCACCGACTTCAACGGCGAAGTATGCACTTCCGTGTTCGATGCTAAAGCAGGTATCGCACTGAACGACAACTTCGTGAAACTGGTTTCCTGGTACGACAACGAAACCGGCTACTCCAACAAAGTACTGGACCTGATCGCTCACATCTCCAAATAA